A genome region from Oceanococcus sp. HetDA_MAG_MS8 includes the following:
- a CDS encoding GFA family protein has product MKLDEGCHCGAIRYTVIGEPYTHALCHCSDCRRHAGAPMVGWTMYAESALTITQGKPKVYASSEHGRRQFCPDCGTGLFYSNAQTLPGLVDIQSGTYDDPGALSARAHIQVAERISWMENAHELPVFDRYPPTE; this is encoded by the coding sequence GTTGTCATTGCGGGGCCATTCGTTACACCGTTATCGGCGAGCCATACACGCACGCCTTATGTCACTGTTCGGATTGTCGGCGTCATGCTGGCGCCCCAATGGTGGGATGGACGATGTATGCCGAATCCGCCCTGACCATTACCCAGGGAAAGCCCAAAGTGTATGCCTCATCTGAACACGGGCGAAGACAATTCTGCCCAGATTGCGGAACGGGCCTTTTCTATTCCAATGCTCAGACCTTGCCCGGCCTTGTCGATATCCAGAGTGGGACCTACGATGATCCCGGCGCATTGTCAGCAAGGGCGCACATTCAGGTCGCCGAGAGAATCAGCTGGATGGAAAATGCGCATGAGCTACCAGTTTTCGACCGATATCCGCCAACGGAGTAA